The DNA region CAGGCTTAGAAAGGGGTATGGCAGGAGGTTTCTAGAGAGTTTGGAAAACAAAGTGTGGGTGTAGAAGGTGGGTAGGGGGTGTCTGGGGAGGGAGCTGCTGGAGGCTGGGTCCCTTCTGCAGTGCTGAGACTGAGCTGCTGTGGAGCCTGGCACTGCATGGAGTGTACTCACACATCTGGACTGCATGGTGCCTGGTCCAGAGGCAGCTTTTGTGAGATGCTGGGTTCACTCCTGCCCAGGGAAGGAGAGGTGAACCCTGCAGAGCaaggcagcaggacaggtgaGAGCCAGGGCCCCAGCTCTCCTGCTTTCCAAATGGCCTCTGGGTTCCTAGGGGAGGGCAGCCCTTTAGGTCATTTGCTCCCCAAGGAGGAGACCACCCTTGCTCCACCCACACACCTCACTACCCCGCCACCTCCAGGCCTTTGCCCAGGACAGTGCCTCTACCAAAGAAGCTTCTTATCCCCTCCCCTGGCTCATCCCCTCAGGGCAGCCCCAGCAACTCAGCTCTAGCCCCCATGTCCCCATGTCCCCAGGAGACTTTCatggccactgtgcccatccCTTTACCCCAACCCAGCACAAGGGCATGCCCAGGGCCCTCCCCGACCCTAACTCAGTGCACAGGCATGGCCCTGTGTCCTGGGTCTCGCTGCCCTGCTCCCTAAGGGAAGGTCATGGCTGTGAGGACACCCAGCCGCAAAGAAGGCCAAGCACCCCTGTCCTGGGGGCGGGATGCTCTGTCAGGGTGGGGGCACAGGTCTGCATCCTCAAGACTGGTGTGACCCCCTCCCAGCCACCCTCCCACACACATGCATGGCTGGGCCTCTTCTTCCACAGGGGCATTAAACTGGAAGTGGCAGACCTATTTCCTCCTACCAAGTCCTTCATCCAGAATGCCTAGGTCTGTGTCTATGTCCTTTGGGGGGGGTCTTCCTGGAGCCTCTGATTGGAGTTCACGGACTCTGACCACTCCACAAAGTCCTCAGGaatcagcaccaataaaaaaatacgCTTTATTGTGACTTCACGGTGGCAAGGGCAGTGCAGTGGGCACACAGAGAGTGAGCGGAGCATGCAGAGCACCTAAAGCAGGTGCACAGGATGTGGCAAGGCGGCCCCTCCCTGGGCATCCTGGCCCTGGCCTTCTCTGACTAGGCCTGCCAGCCTTGGGACCCCCTACCCAACAGTCCCCAAGACATTCTGGTTGAGTAGATGGGGTGGCGGGGCAGGCTCTGGCCCACCCAGCAGGCACAAGGACTCTGACCACTCTCAGAGCCAGCGGTCCGACCAGCTCCCGAGCCCAGGGGCGGGGCGGGCAGAAGCAGCTGGCGCAGCTCAGCCGGAAGCTgcagcagagggaggagggcgTGGGAGCCCACACCTGCCAATCCAGCCCTGAGCTCCTCGGCAATTTTGTCTCTCTTGATTAAACATCCAAGGAACATCAAGTTCACAGACGTGTTTTCTTCATCTTCCTGAAAACAcccagaaagaaaaagtagagaaCGGCTTCGAGGTTCCTGGGGCACCTGACACGTGGTGGGCAGGGATCTGGGAGGAAAGGCTAAAGGGGCCAGGCTCTGGGCTTGAGTGAGACAGACAGCGGTCAAGGCAGGCCCAGCGTGCCTGGGAGGAGTgcaggtgtgcaggtgtgtgcagGTGAGTGCAGGCGTGCGCACGTGCAGGGGCACACTGCTGGCAGGGGGCTGGAGCACACACCCAGTAACTACCAAGTGTGCAAATGGTGGACACCACAGGCACTGCACTGTCGGTGGGGTTGAACAGCAAGTCTGGAGCCTTCCTGGAGTGAAGCAAAAGGAGGTGGCAGTTCAGCCCTTGAGGGCCCCTGACCAGCCCACCAGCTTTCCCCCAGGGCAGACAGTCTAAAAGAGGCTGCCATGGTGTTTAGGGTGGGCCGCAGGCCGTGGCTCATCCTTGGGAGTGAGCCAGGCAGGTATGTGTGGCCCAGCTGCCCAGGAGACAGGGTCTGCGCGGGGAGCGGCTGGGGGCCCAGGTGGGCTGGCTCACTTCCAGCACTGCTCCAGGGAGCCGTGAGGCTGCACCTTGAGCTTCTGGGGGCAGAGCAGCTTGGTGAAGGCTCGGCGGAAGCTGTAGTGGCACAGCGGGTACAGCACAGGGTTCACAGCCGAGTTGGCCCACAGGAGCCAGAAGGAAGTCTCGTACCAGTAGTCAGGGATGCAGTGGCCATGGCAGGCGGCTCGGATGATCATCAGAAGTGTGTATGGGGCCCAGCAGAGCCCGAAGATGCTCACTATGATGGCCAAGGATTTGGCTACCTTCTTGTCCCGTGACAGCCGGAAGCGCTGGGTGATGCTCTGGGACACCATCTTCATGCGCTTCTCCAGAGATGCTGAGGACGCAGAGGGCTTAGAGCCCCTCTTGAGTGAGCGTGGTCTCTCATTGCCCCTCGAGGAGCTGCCAgagctggaggtgggggaggcTGCAGCACCACCACTGCCTCCTCCAAGGgtggcctccccagcctctccaccaGGGCCAGCCTCGCCCACCCCATACCTGTGCAGGGGCACGGCCTCCCCATGCCCCTTGGGCCAGCAGCCCCAACAGCCAGGCGGTGGGGGAGGTGGTGAGGACTGAGCCTCAGGTGGGGGCTCGGGGCCTGCTTCTCGGGTACCATCCAGCCGGAGGCGGGTGCGCCTCTGGATGTTCAG from Ictidomys tridecemlineatus isolate mIctTri1 chromosome 5, mIctTri1.hap1, whole genome shotgun sequence includes:
- the Hrh3 gene encoding histamine H3 receptor isoform X1 — translated: MERSPPDGLLNASGALAGEAAAAGGARGFSAAWTAVLAALMALLIVATVLGNALVMLAFVADSSLRTQNNFFLLNLAISDFLVGAFCIPLYVPYVLTGRWSFGRGLCKLWLVVDYLLCTSSVFNIVLISYDRFLSVTRAVSYRAQQGDTRRAVRKMALVWVLAFLLYGPAILSWEYLSGGSSIPEGHCYAEFFYNWYFLITASTLEFFTPFLSVTFFNLSIYLNIQRRTRLRLDGTREAGPEPPPEAQSSPPPPPPGCWGCWPKGHGEAVPLHRYGVGEAGPGGEAGEATLGGGSGGAAASPTSSSGSSSRGNERPRSLKRGSKPSASSASLEKRMKMVSQSITQRFRLSRDKKVAKSLAIIVSIFGLCWAPYTLLMIIRAACHGHCIPDYWYETSFWLLWANSAVNPVLYPLCHYSFRRAFTKLLCPQKLKVQPHGSLEQCWK
- the Hrh3 gene encoding histamine H3 receptor isoform X4 → MALVWVLAFLLYGPAILSWEYLSGGSSIPEGHCYAEFFYNWYFLITASTLEFFTPFLSVTFFNLSIYLNIQRRTRLRLDGTREAGPEPPPEAQSSPPPPPPGCWGCWPKGHGEAVPLHRYGVGEAGPGGEAGEATLGGGSGGAAASPTSSSGSSSRGNERPRSLKRGSKPSASSASLEKRMKMVSQSITQRFRLSRDKKVAKSLAIIVSIFGLCWAPYTLLMIIRAACHGHCIPDYWYETSFWLLWANSAVNPVLYPLCHYSFRRAFTKLLCPQKLKVQPHGSLEQCWK